One Narcine bancroftii isolate sNarBan1 chromosome 3, sNarBan1.hap1, whole genome shotgun sequence DNA window includes the following coding sequences:
- the LOC138756806 gene encoding uncharacterized protein: MRFQESYYNYRYLYWNIEGGELNLTGVYKIQEFSWKLTIFNSTGSPPKLTHIKPDRPPPTHPIHSQIPPPTSKCSPTNTSKCSPTNTSTPTPIHPPRPPSTHPDHPPTPTPIHPPRPTPRPPPTPTPTHPDPHPPRPTPTQTYTHPDLHPPRHHPPRPTPTQTPSTQTYTHPDLHSPRHHPPRPTPTQTYTHPDLHPPRPTPTQTYTHPDLHPPRPTPTQTYTHPDTIHPDLHPPRPTPTQTPSTQTYTHPDLHPPRHHPPRPTPTQTYTHPDLHPLRPTLTQTPSTQTYTHPDLHPPRPTLTQTPSTQTYTHPDLHPPRHHPPRPTPTQTYTLPDTIHPDLHPPRPTPIQTYTHSDLHSPRHHPPRPTPIQTYTHPDLHSPRHHPPRPTPTQTNTHPDTIHPDLHPPRPTPTQTYTHPDLHSPRPTLTQTSSTQTYTHRHPHREIPPIHPQAPTHPDPAPDTHPPIQATPPPDLHAPDPTTRTNLSLLSPPLTATPPAARRNFPEHSTVVTSPTRCCLRPARRLVTRPGPSGRRGQYDVDVA, from the exons ATGAGGTTTCAGGAGTCATATTACAACTATAGATACCTTTATTGGAATATTGAAGGTGGAGAGCTGAACTTGACTGGTGTTTATAAGATCCAAGAGTTCAGCTGGAAACTGACTATTTTCAACA GTACAGGttccccccccaaactcacacaCATCAAACCAGACaggcccccacccacccacccgatACACTCCCAGATTCCCCCACCTACCTCAAAATGCTCACCCACAAACACCTCAAAATGCTCACCCACAAACACCTCCACCCCGACCCCCATCCACCCACCCCGACCCCCATCCACCCACCCCGACCATCCACCCACCCCGACCCCCATCCACCCACCCCGACCCACCCCcagacccccacccaccccgacccccacccaccccgacccccacccaccccgaccCACACCCACCCAGACCTACACCCACCCAGACCTACACCCACCCAGACACCATCCACCCAGACCTACACCCACCCAGACACCATCCACCCAGACCTACACCCACCCAGACCTACACTCACCCAGACACCATCCACCCAGACCTACACCCACCCAGACCTACACCCACCCAGACCTACACCCACCCAGACCTACACCCACCCAGACCTACACCCACCCAGACCTACACCCACCCAGACCTACACCCACCCAGACCTACACCCACCCAGACACCATCCACCCAGACCTACACCCACCCAGACCTACACCCACCCAGACACCATCCACCCAGACCTACACCCACCCAGACCTACACCCTCCCAGACACCATCCACCCAGACCTACACCCACCCAGACCTACACCCATCCAGACCTACACCCACTCAGACCTACACTCACCCAGACACCATCCACCCAGACCTACACCCATCCAGACCTACACCCACCCAGACCTACACTCACCCAGACACCATCCACCCAGACCTACACCCACCCAGACCTACACCCACCCAGACACCATCCACCCAGACCTACACCCACCCAGACCTACACCCTCCCAGACACCATCCACCCAGACCTACACCCACCCAGACCTACACCCATCCAGACCTACACCCACTCAGACCTACACTCACCCAGACACCATCCACCCAGACCTACACCCATCCAGACCTACACCCACCCAGACCTACACTCACCCAGACACCATCCACCCAGACCTACACCCACCCAGACCAACACTCACCCAGACACCATCCACCCAGACCTACACCCACCCAGACCTACACCCACCCAGACCTACACTCACCCAGACCTACACTCACCCAGACCTACACTCACCCAGACATCATCCACCCAGACCTACACACATAGGCACCCACATCGAGAAATACCACCCATCCACCCCCAGGCACCCACCCATCCAGACCCAGCCCcagacacccacccacccatccaggcAACCCCACCCCCAGACCTTCACGCCCCCGACCCTACCACTAGGACGAACCTGAGCCTCCTTTCCCCTCCGCTCACCGCGACACCTCCAGCGGCCCGCAGGAACTTTCCGGAACATTCCACCGTCGTCACTTCCCCCACCCGATGCTGCCTCAGACCCGCCCGCCGCCTCGTGACGCGTCCTGGCCCTTCGGGAAGGCGGGGCCAGTATGACGTTGACGTCGCCTAG